One Sus scrofa isolate TJ Tabasco breed Duroc chromosome 10, Sscrofa11.1, whole genome shotgun sequence genomic window carries:
- the ENHO gene encoding adropin has product MGAAISQGALIAIICNGLVGFLLLLLWVILCWACHSRSANIDSLSESSPNSSPGPCPEKAPPPQKPSHEGSYLLQP; this is encoded by the coding sequence ATGGGGGCAGCCATCTCCCAGGGGGCCCTCATCGCCATCATCTGCAACGGCCTCGTAGGcttcttgctgctgctgctctgggtCATTCTCTGCTGGGCCTGCCACTCCCGCTCTGCCAACATCGACTCCCTCTCGGAATCCAGTCCCAACTCCAGCCCTGGCCCCTGTCCTGAGAAGGCACCCCCGCCCCAGAAGCCCAGCCATGAAGGCAGCTACCTGCTGCAGCCCTGA